From the genome of Paraburkholderia largidicola:
TTCCCTGTCGGTGCAAATGCAAGAACCGGATGATGTCTGCCTGAATGCACATTGCCGTTGCGAGTCGTATCGCATATTTCTCAACGCGCTCTCCGCGCGGCGTGACGCAACTCAGCATGATGAGTCTCTCGTGAATTTGATTTCGTTATTGCTCACCCCTCGCGAGCAATCCAATCATATCCCTACCGCCAATCGCGTGCCACGATTCATAGGCCTAGTCGCTGGGACGCGTGGTGCGTTCAACGGCAGGACGCTCTCCATGCGTCTGCGGATCAACACCACACGGACATACAGGTAGAAAACAGAGATGATCGTCGTGACCGGCCGCAGGTCCGCTCGGTTGTGAGCGTTTCAATCAGAGAGGCACTAACTATGGCGACTCACGAACTTTGTTCTGTCACACGACCCTAGAGTCTTTGTCTAACGCGACGCGAGCGGTGCGTCTGCTCGATTCGCGTGCTTCAGCAAATTCGCTGGCTTCGATGTTCACCTCCAACCTTCGGTAGCAATCATGTCATCCAGATTCTTGGCGAAGCGTCACTCTTGCGAGGCGCATAGAGGTCGAACAAGACCCTTAAAACTTGCGAACGCGAGCGTGTGAACGGCTAATCGATCGGTGTCGGCGAAGTTCAGATCGATGGACGTGCCGGGTTGGCGAGTGACTGTTTCGGTCTAGCTGATCGCCTTCGGTTTATATTTTCCGGAATTCATCTCTATGAGAGTGACGATTGTCCGATGCAGAACGAAGCCGATTACGGTCCTTTATGTTGACGGCGGGATGCGTACACCATTGTTGACCTCATCGCTCACGTATTAGACAGAACACGGAAATCGATCGCTGAATGCTTTCTCGATGTCAGGCTGCGCGACGGACACGTCAACGCGGTTGTTCGTTGCCTTGATGTCGACACACCTACATCTTCAGCCCTCCCCGTAGAAATGTCACCATAGTCTGCCAATTTAATTACTCTTGGAAAGAGCATCCTTTTTCCCACCAGGCACCGGGCGCAATTGCATATTGCCCGATGGGACAAAGGGAACTGTGCATAACTGGCGTGCTGCGGAAAAACACCCGAACTCAGTCCTGATTGCATTGAAGACCAAGCAAACCAACTATCTCCTTCATGGCGGCGTCGCATCGTGCTGTCAGATCGCGATATTGCTTGTCCAATCCACCGAAATCCCGTCGGGCGGCCTGTTCCGCATCCTTGCGGTCGGTTGTGGACGTATGTCCGCGCAATGTTGTACGCAGGCTGTGCAGTTCACGCAATGGGGCCATGAGCGATTGTGCCTCGTCCACCGTTTTGCCTTTCATCGCCGCATATTCCTGCAAAATACGGAGGGATCCCCAATTGGGTTCGAACTTTACTCTCGCAGCCTGCAAATACGATTTCAAAGGCTTCGCCATCAACCCTTCGACCAGCATCTGGTCAAGCGCCATGATCTCATCGCCCCACTCCCGCACGGAATCGGTGACCGGATAGTGCGCCGTAGCCATGACAGACTCACTCCGGAAACTCCACCACTCAGGCTTCTTCTCATTTAGGAACGAGACCTTGCGCTTTAGGGAGTCGAGCGGGTCATACTCCGAACTGAATTCGCCGCGAATATCGTTCTCGTATGCCCGCTTGGAAATTGTTCCCTTCGGCCATTCATTGAAGCTCTGCCAGTACCGCTGCTCCTCGATCGGCAATCTGGCCAGGTCACCGATATAGACGTGGACCTGGCCGACCTCGTTGACGTCGTACCCCTTCAAATACCAAGCCCCCCGGCAGGAGATCGACCGGTGTTCCATAGTAAATTTGTCGGGATCTGCTTTGAAGCGATGCAGGACCTCGGGACGGAAGAATGCCGGCGAGATCTCCCACGGCAAATCGCTCTCGGTGAAGTAGTTGACGATGCTGTCCGGCCCGCAGGAGGTTTCAACATCGCAGCCGTTTTTGCGATCAAATATCTTGAAGGTCGCGTACTCGCGCTTCGAGCCGTCGAGTTCGTCTTTCCATTCGGCGACCAGATCATCAACCGTTATTGTTGGCCGCACTATTAAGCGGCCGTTCGCGAAACTCGCCTGATGCGCAAATCCAACGTCATAAAACAAATCGGGCGCGCGGCGCTCGAGGCGCCCGTGATCATCCCAGCCGTTGAATCCGGACGGCCTGAAACGCGTGAAATCGAAGAAGTAGACAAGGGCCATCCCGCTGACCGTCATGTATCTCGATAGATCTTTCGCCAGAATGGTGATGATTGTGGTTTCACGATCAGGGTCGTCCGCGTGCCGACGAACGATCCGGATGACTTCCTCGATGTCGCCCCGATCGTCGAGCCGGCAGTACGCGGAACGGTCAGCCATGAAATAAAGCTCGAGGCAATGAATGAGCTTTTGGCTCAATTCGATCTGCTGGGGAACGTCCACGCCAAGAAACGAACGTTTGAAGAAAAGTGGCTCCCCACTGCGGAGCGATTTGCATCCACAGCCGGCAAGCGGCGGTTCAAGATAAATTTCATGAGGCCGGCCGCCACCGTAGCTCTGCTGGATGCACCAAGTGTCTTCCCAATCGACATAGCCGTTCATCAGATCGTCATGGTCAGCAGGCGTTACTTGGGCCGCAGGCGCAAGCACGCCACTTATTAGCAACTGTGGACCAATGGCATGGATCAGGACTTCATCGCCTTTCGTCAACTCTTTGAGAAATTCAACAGACTCTTCGGCCTTGTCAAACCACACGTCATCTGTCGATGGTGCGAAAGCGTAGTCGTCAAATCGGTCCAGCTTGAGGCGACGTGTCACGCGGTGCTCCTTGCACTGAAATAAGTTTGGGTTATTAATATATCAGCGTTCCTCCCCGGATTTTCAATCTCGATCCCGGTCAAGCTATATCCAGCGACCGAGCGTTCATATGACTTGCACTTCAATCTGTTCGCACCCGGCGGGTCGTGCGTCAAACAGTAATACGTCTCGGTGAAAGCGAGATCGCATGGGCACCGTGCCCATTTGGACGTTACTGCGTAGTTGCCTGTCACCATTCAAGCAAAGACCTAAGACGCGCCATTAACCAGTCCGTCTCCACTACACTTGTCCATTGCTTCCCCTCAATTCCACGCCGCACGCGCTCCAGCGTCACATCGGGAAGATTCTCTGGATATTTCGCTGCATCCTTGCGTGCGACCGCAACCAACTGCTGCGCGAGATCTTCACATATATCCCACCGATCGAACCGTTCCTCTTCCGTCAGACCGACGACAAACTTGCCGTCAATAAGCCGACCAGCGAGCTTTGGATGAGCGCCCGCCAGCGACGCTGGCGTGACGTCTCGAGGAAAATCTTCGGGTACATGTTTATTCATTTGAGGTCGGCGATAGCGTTTGGTATGTTAATCAAGTTCGTACGCTTGCAAGTGCGTCCATCCGATCACCCGGGGCCGTCCATTTCATGCAGCTTCTTTCTCAACTGCGCCAGCACCCCCGGTGCGCTGATCCCGTGAATCGGGTCTGTGCGTACCAGACGGTTTTCACACCAGCTCGGCCAGTTCTCGAAGTCATCGTCGAGCGCAAGCCATGCCTCCGGCTTACGGCGAAGCACATCGGACCACACCTGAAAACCCCGTGGTGCGTCGGCGAATATGCTCAGGTCCATGCGACTGTGGAAGGTGGCGCCGACAACCCTCTCCCTCAATGCCGGAGTCAGTCCGCGCGACACGCGGCGAATGCTTCCACGGTAGCGCGTCACCCATGACGTGCTAAGCACAATGCGCACACGCGGGTACGGCGCCAGCGCGTCCTCAAGCAGCCGTGCATGCTCGAAAAGCCTGTGACCCGGATAGCCAAAAATAAACGGACCCGAGCCAGGTTTTCCGTATACCGCGTCGGGATGCAGGCAACCGTCCAGGTCGAGATAAAGGACCCGACCGCCCGTCCGGCGCGGGGGTGGAACGGTGTAAGCGGGGCCCGGCAGTCCTGTCAGCATCGTGCAAGTAGCGTACTAGGTGAAAATCGCAAGGTAATATTTCCGGACAGAGTCGATCGGATGAGCGCCACTTCCTCGAAGATTAATCTTCTTCAAACTACAGATCGCTCGCATGGCAAACAGGCTCAACCGGAAGTGCAAAGAGCGGTGGACGCATGAAAAATCAACCGTCATCGACCGGCAGGCGAGCAAGCGTCAGGCCGAGTGTTCGCTGTACCTCAACCGAGCTTACTCCCGTTGCAGGCTCACATGCGATGAAACGTGCGTCGCTGGCCTGAGCGGCGATGACACTGGGGTGATCATCCAGCGCCACCCATCTCGTTAGCCCCCTTCGCTTCACCTCGGAGAGTATTTCCTCAGAGCGGGATGGCCCGTAACTTTCTACCACCCCGACGAAGCGCGCAGCCAACGGGCCAAGTAGCCGGATAAGCGTGGCATCATCGAAGAGCCGACGCCAGTCCGAGCTGACGACAATCCCGACCATCGGGTACGGTGCAAGCAAACGTTCAAGAATTGGACGCCACACAAACAGGGCGGGATTTTCGATCAGGCGAAAGTCCTCATCTAACGCCGGCACTCCAACGGGATGTAGCACACCATCGAAGTCGAGAAAAACAATTGCTCGATCACTAAGACGCATGGTCCTTTCTACCTTGTCCTCAAACGCATTGCATTGGTTCCCATCCACGTGTGCGCCAGTAAAATGTTCTTGCGATCGCTCAAGACTCATGCTCGCATCGGATCAACGGCAGAATGCGGCACACGCAGCGTCAGGCCTGCGTTTGCCACTTACGCGATTGTCCATCCATGCAAATCCCCGACCCGCGCCCAATCCTGTCACCATCCAGAGTTTGGTGACTCATCAAATTCAGCCGTTGCTACCTTCAGTATCTTCAGCGGATCAAGGGCAAAGATCGATGACGGCGTACATCCGTCAAGCAATGCGTGCGGTGAATACACCCAGAACGCTCGCCTCCATCCAGCATCGTCGCCCTCCGCGGGAAGTATCTGCAGGAGCAGGGACACTTCAGGAATGAGATGTCCGTCACCGTCGAACTGGAAATCCGGGTAGAGAAAGCACTTGCGCGGTGCCGACCACACAGCAAGCAACACACCGCCGCTACGCATCGAGGCAAGAGCATATTTTGCATCGGCGCCATCAGGCGTTTTTGCCAGTCCGGGCAGTTTTGATTCGTCCGGCCAGTTGCTCGCGAGCAGTCTTCCGCGTAATTCGAATGATGCCTCCAGCGCACTCGCCCCACCGCTTTAAGTAAACGATTCACCAGTAGCGTTCGTCGCAGGATTGTTCTCTTCTGGAGTTACCCTCACGACGCCACCCGTTCGTGTTCCGCGTGTCGAATGCAGAGCCCGTCATTGGAACGCGCGGCTGCAATCAGATCGCCGTCGCTTCGAAATTTTCTACATCGATAGCCTCTTTCATACTTCAAGCGGTTCATGTTACGGCTCCTTCCATTCGATGAATCCCGGATGCGATGGCCACCAGAGCGAGACAGGAAGTCTGACATCCGATCTTCATCGTCGGCGTGTCTTCCGCGTAGGTCCGGCAAGTACGACAATGTCGTCAGGCAATGGTGATTCTGCGGCCTGCACCCCCCATCCACGCGTGCGCTCAACAAACCTGTCAAGGCGCGCCTTGATCGCCTTCGGCGAATCGTCGACGACGCGATGCGCACGAGAGCCCGATTTCTTTCGCGTTCCAGCCTTTCGGGTCATCCGCGCGTCCGAGCTTTCCGCAAGGGACCTGCCAATATCGTCACGTCTTCCGGGAATGGGACGGTCCGTTGGCGCGTGGCCTGCTCACGAGTACGTTTTGCGTACGCGCGCAACCTAGCGATCAATTCCTCAGTCGTTTCAAACGGTGGGAGATTGTCAGCTTTCGCCTTCTTTCGCTTCGTCTTGCTCATACCGGCTCCGTTCAGTCCTCTACCCCGGCGCGTCAATCAGGACCTTGACGCCACCTGACCCGTGTCAAACGGCTCGATTAGTATCTAGCCTGCAAAGCTCTCACGTAGCATTTCCCGATGCAAGTGCGAAGCAATCCGGAGCCCATGCGTTAAGTCGAACTTGTAACGTTGCTGGTTGCGAGCGAGTGGGCTGTTTTCCTGGGACGCGCGGGCTTGGTACCGTACACGAGTTTGCCGCGTGAATGCCTCTCGGCGATAGCGATCGGCATCGAAAACTCCCGGCCCTCTATGGTCGTGTAACGGACAAACGAGACGAGTGGATGCTTGTCGTCGTACGCTCGCGTCTCCCCGAGATGTATCTCGCTGAGTGGCTCCAACACCCACTTTCCGCACTCGTGTTGCGGCTTGGCGCTCAACACCGCTGCGCCGCGCACTACGTGCCCGTCCGACGTAAGCTTTTCGAGGGTCACGGCGCCCGAAGACAGGTCCACCATGGCGACCCGTGACAGTGCGCGCTTCGTGGCCGCAAACTGCAGGATCAGGACATCCGCGCCGCTCCACATCTCGACGATGGCCCACAACGCTGCGCCGGGACCGCCCAGCGAGGAGCCCATCGGCAGACGGTTCTGGTCAGAAGTTAAAAACATAGATCTAGGTTCCTATACACGCCATTTACCGCTTCTTTGCGCACAGGCTCATGGCCATGGGTTTGCAAAGCGTTGCTGTCAAAATTTGCCACTGAAACACGTTCAGATCTCCGCCTAGCGCTCTCAGGGAGAACTACAACGATTTCGCTAATTCATAGTCTAGTATGAAGACAAATTATAGCGTTAAAAGGACAGTGCTCCCATTTCAAGGGAGCAAATTTGGAAGCGGCAGAAGCCTTTGGGGCTGTATTGCGTGCACGCCGGCTTGAGGCGAACCTGACTCAGGAGCATCTGGCGTTTGAGGCTGAGATTCAACGCGTGCATGTGAGCAAGCTGGAATTGGGACAGGCGCAACCGACACTCGCAATGCTGCTTATTCTGGCCAAGGCGCTTGATTGCACTGCCAGCGAACTCGTTGCTGAAGTCGAGCAGCGTCTTGCGAACGCCCACATGAAAAAAAAGTCCGAGCACAAGCGTGGGCGCCTGCGGGTCCGGGCGGATCCGAAGCGCCCGAAGTAAGCGCACATATCGGACTGAGGCGTTCCATGTGAAAGGCACACGCCATCGCGCCCCGTTGCCGCGCGCCAGACGTTTTCAGTGATGGTCTGGATTCGCTGCCCCGGGGCGCTTATATGTCTCGCGCTCTCGCCACCCTTAGCCCGACAAGATGGGCGCTGCGCCTGGCGCCTTTCTAACAGCAAAAATGCGTATTCTGGAAATGACTGTCGAAATGCAGTATACGAAGAGACCTGCCGACGTTCATGTGGAAATGTAGGCAAGCCCGCTCAGACGCAATTTCGCCGGCTTAGTCAAGAGCACACTTGTGTGTCCAATGCTTGAACCTGCGGCCAGCGGCCGCTCGGGGCATTGATCGCGGGCGACTGGGCGGCGACAATTATCTTGGCCGACCGGCCGTGCTGCTTGACGCCGTCTAGGCGACTGCGCAACGGGTTGTTTGTTGGACGGTGTGAATGTGGCGCAAGTTGCTGGTTACGTTACGTGAACCGCAATAAATCGCATAACAACATTCGACGCTGTCCACATCGATCCCCGACCAGTTCCACTAATCCAAGTGTTGGTGTGCGGCAATGACAAACTCACCGCCGCCTCGGCGATGAAGACCGCCCTGAAATCAATGGCGCAGCGTGATCTTGGCTACAAGTCGATGGCTTGCAAACGATGCGTCGACTTCAATTACCCCTTGATGCCTGCCGCGGCGGCCTTCGCATGCCGTTTTGCAACCCTTTTCGTCGCCGAACTAGGCTTTTTTGCGCCACCTCCACTACGGGCGGTTTTGGTTGCGGCCATGACCACCTCAACGGGTTTCGGGAAGTCCTTTCCGCTTTTGAGTATCGTCACGAATTTCCTAAGAGCTTCGACATCAGCAGCTAGGCGACTTTCGTCACGCTTGACGTCGTCACGGGCAAATCTCTTGAAGCGAGCTTGCTCAGCTGCGGTGGCCGGACGGCCATATATGGCTTTCCCGGCTTTCCCGGTTTTCGTCTTTCGAGCAGTCGGCATTTGGGTTACTCCCTAAAGTCTTCGGGGACTAGAGCCAATCGGAATCCACCGCAAGCGGCGTTACCGTTTCGAGCTTCCATCGCTTGGTGGTCTTATGGTCACTGCGATGATCGAACGTGTATTGTTCCTCGTCCTTCGCTTCTATGGTAAGGACAAGTCCGTGATGGTCAGGCGGGAGATATAACTCCGTGTTGCTCCCTTGGTCGTGGCGCCACAAGCCCACGGCTCGTGCAGGGTTACGTTCGCCAAGATTGGAACGGTCGACCATCCCGGCCGATGTAATCGACAAAACAGAAGAGCCCGGGTCTTCCGCAAGCACCGTAGCGTAGCGACCGGGCCAGCGGACTGCCAATTGTGGTCCGTCCATCAGCAAGGCAACAACTAGATTCGGCCCGATTGCCCTGACCACGGGCATCGCGGGGTCGGCCCGCGCCAAATCTTCACAAATAAGAACGGTCATACAGAGGTCATCACGCAGCGCCAGAAACGGCAGTCTTCTCTCTTTGACAACAATATGTTCCCAGATCTTACCGTTCGGGGCTTTTATGCCGGTAAGGCCGTACCTATTGATCTGACCCTTGTCGAGCGCCCAGCGATGGTGC
Proteins encoded in this window:
- a CDS encoding HAD domain-containing protein gives rise to the protein MLTGLPGPAYTVPPPRRTGGRVLYLDLDGCLHPDAVYGKPGSGPFIFGYPGHRLFEHARLLEDALAPYPRVRIVLSTSWVTRYRGSIRRVSRGLTPALRERVVGATFHSRMDLSIFADAPRGFQVWSDVLRRKPEAWLALDDDFENWPSWCENRLVRTDPIHGISAPGVLAQLRKKLHEMDGPG
- a CDS encoding HAD domain-containing protein — its product is MSLERSQEHFTGAHVDGNQCNAFEDKVERTMRLSDRAIVFLDFDGVLHPVGVPALDEDFRLIENPALFVWRPILERLLAPYPMVGIVVSSDWRRLFDDATLIRLLGPLAARFVGVVESYGPSRSEEILSEVKRRGLTRWVALDDHPSVIAAQASDARFIACEPATGVSSVEVQRTLGLTLARLPVDDG
- a CDS encoding helix-turn-helix domain-containing protein, coding for MEAAEAFGAVLRARRLEANLTQEHLAFEAEIQRVHVSKLELGQAQPTLAMLLILAKALDCTASELVAEVEQRLANAHMKKKSEHKRGRLRVRADPKRPK